The genome window TTCCTGGgcctcccccagccacctccTGCCTGTCGCTACAGGCCCAACCCTGTCACCACACCCTGCATCATGCCTCTGGCCTGGTCTCCTCTCTGCCCATATCCccgcccagccccctgtgctcaTCCCCCTGCGCCTGGTACTGCCCCACCTCGCCCCTGCCCTGCGGGgctgaatgggggagggagaaggctggTGCCaactgcaggagagggggaggggctgtgccaaTCAGTGCCCTAAGCCTTGAGTCACTTGGGCCCAGTCCACGGGGTCTCCACCCCACACCTGGAGGCAGCGCAGAGACCCGGCGTCGGGACCAGCGCTGGTGCCCAAAGCCCCAGTTAGCCCCTGCTGGAGGGGTCGGGGGGCGACTCACAGGAGTTCCCCATGGCCTGGTACCCCCCCCCGGGGAGTCACTCGAGCCCCCAGCCGCCCCCGGGGCCGCAGGCCCTGACCTGGCGCCTGGCCATCGCCCGCGAAGAAGGCCTTGATGTGCTCCTGCCGGAAGCCGTTCCGCCGCAGCATCTGGGCGAAGAGCCGCAGGTTGCGGGCGTGGTGGGGGTAGGTGATCTGGTCCTGCCAGCCgcctgggggggggcacagcgttaagggcagcatggggctcggccggctgggcagggagggggcaccaAGGCCAGTGTGTCTGCAGCCCTAAGGGAGGGGCCAGAGCCTGGCAGCACCCACCAATGGGATGTGGGGGAGGCACCATGCCACTCGGGCTCTGATGGGGcacccagctcccagcagcaggacTCGGCCCCTCAGCGCCAGGAGAGGGCAAGGGCAACCCCCGTTCAGCCCCAGGAAAGCCAGAGCCCGGGGCAAGCCGCCCTCCAGCATGGCCAGGGGGTGAGCCCCCACTCAGCCTCGCGGCCTGGAGACACCCCAGCCCAACCCACTTCCCCCAGGGCCCTCAGCTGGGAAATGCCTTTAACCCCCAGTCTATGGGGCTGGAGCCAAACTGacggccccgtgtcccattccccgaccccctgagccagccagtcccctgccctggggccgggtcagagccagcgccccctagaggggaaggagcgtgtcccatcccccaccctgggGCACACCTGAGAGGAGCACGGCGTGGTCACAGGTCTGGTACATGCGGCAGGACTTGTGGGCGGGCAGCTGCTGCCGGTGGCACCGGCGGGTGTTCTTGTCCAGCTCGCAGCGAGCggccatggggctggggctgaccaCGGGGAGCGGCTGCGGACACGGGCCGAATCCCGGCAGCTCTGCCAGGAAAAGCAACAGGTGATATGTGGTAGGACtggcagacagacagaggggggcagggcccacagacagacagacagaggtggAGTGGGGCCCACAGACAGATGGGGCAGGGCCCACAGACAGTCAGacagaggcggggtggggcacacagacagacaaaggcgGGGTGGGGCACACAGACAGACGGAGGCGGGGCGAGACCGACAgacagaggtggggtggggcacacagacagacagaggtggggtggggcccacagacagatgggggcagggcccacagacagacagacagaggcggggtggggtacacagacagacagacggaggCAGGGCGGgacccacagacagacagacagaggtggggtggggcacaCAGACAGACGGAGGCGGGGTGgggcacacagacagacaaacagaggcagggtggggcacacagacagacagacagacagaggcggGGCAggactgacagacagacagaggcggAGTGGAGCCCACAGacagatgggggcagggcccacagacagacagatggaggcggggtggggcacacagacagacagactgaggtGGGGCGGgacccacagacagacagactgaggcGGGGCGGGACCCACAGacagaggcggggtggggcacacagacagacagacggaggCGGGGCAAGACCGACAGacagaggcggggtggggcacacagacagacagaggtggggcacacagacagacagaggtggggcgggacagacagacagacagacggaggcggggtggggcacacagacagacagacggaggCGGGGCGGGGCACACAgacagaggtggggtggggcacacagacagacagaggcgGAGTGGggcccacagacagacagaggcggggcgggacagacagacagatggaggcggggtggggcacacagacagacagacgggggcGGGGCACCCGCAGGCTCATGACAGCTGCCATGGCTGAGTGAGAATGGGGCagaggagtgatgggggcagagCGCCGGGGTGCCCAGGGAACAGCCTCCTGCACTAGCAGGGCGGGGCCAGTCCCGGAGGGCCCGGGAAGACGGGGGCCAGTCAGCTGCGGGCAAGGCCCCGGGCCGGTAACCCCGGgtgggccccagccccagcggccATTCCCTGGCCGAGGAGTGGAGCTGAGCCCTGGTCTCCGGGTGCCAGAGCTGCCCCTCGGTGCCGCCCCCCGGGGTCCCCGCGCACCCACCTACGCAGTGCAGCCTCTGCTGGCGCTTGGGGTCCTGCGCCGCCACCACCAAGGGCAGGAAGTGAATCTCACAGACCCCCACCAGCGGCTCCTCCCGGCGGGCGCGCCCAGCCTCGGCGGCCTCCCGCGTGCCCTGCCCGCCGCGCCCTCGCCGCTTCGTCTGGTTCTCGCAGCGGCTCCGCAGGGCCAGGGTCAGGCACTCGTAGCTGCCTGTGGGGCGAGCAGACGCTGTGGGGGCCGGTCTGAGCACGCCAGGACGGGGAGCCAGAGCTCAGGGACACGGTGACCCACGCGGCCAGAGCCCGGGACGCATCGCGCCAGTCACGGTGTGGGGCAGAACCGGCCACTTCACACCTAGTGCTGCAGAGCGCCCCCAACTGAGCCCCCGGCCCGCTCCCCGCACCCCCTAGCGCCCCCCACgggcactggggccagccctgactgccaggggagagcccccacccgctccccatgcacagcgccccctagcgccccccacgggcactggggccagccctgactgccaggggagagcccccgaCCGCTCCCtgcgcacagcgccccctagagccTCTCACGGGCACTgcggccagccctgactgccaggggagagcccccacccgctccccatgtacagcgccccctagcgccccccacgggcactggggccagccctgactgccaggggagagcccccacccgctccccatgcacagcgccccctagcgccccccacgggcactggggccagccctgactgccaggggagagcccgcCCCATCGCtgcgcacagcgccccctagcaccccCCACCggcactggggccagccctgactgccaggggagagcccccacccgctccccatgcacagcgccccctagtgctccCCACGGGCACTGgggccggccctgactgccaggggagagccccctactgagcccccacccgctccccatgcacagcgccccctagcgccccccACGGGCACTgcgccagccctgactgccaggggagagcccgcCCCATCGCtgcgcacagcgccccctagtgctccCCACgggcactggggccagccctgtctgccaggggagagcccccacccgctccccatgcacagcgccccctagcgcctcTCCCGGGCACTGCGCCagtcctgactgccaggggagagcccgcCCCATCGCtgcgcacagcgccccctagcgccccccacgggcactggggccagccctgtcTGCCGGGGGAGAGCCCCCGACCGCTCCCTGCGCACAGCGCTCCCTAGCGCCCCCCACGGGCACTGGGgacagccctgactgccaggggagagcccgcCCCATCGCtgcgcacagcgccccctagtgctccCCACgggcactggggccagccctgactgccaggggagagcccgcCCCATCGCtgcgcacagcgccccctagcgccccccCACGGGCACTGGGgacagccctgactgccaggggagagccccaaCCCGCTCCCcatgcacagcaccccctagcgccgcccACGGGCACTGgggccggccctgactgccaggggagagccccctactaacacagcgccccctagcgccgcccacGGGCACTGGGGCCGGCCCTGTCTGCCGGGGAGACCCCCCCCAAGCCCCAGGGGGAGGCAGCCGCCGCAGGTTgcgcaccccccgcccctggccGGACCCGGCTCCCAGGGCAGGACACGGGGCCATGTCTCGccttggccccagcccctccGCAGACGCCGGGGCTGCGGAGCCGGGACCTGTCCAGGCGGGCCGGGGGCAGGCGCAGCCTCCGGGGTCCGGCTGCCCCACGCCAGACAGGCGGGGTAAGGGGGCTGCGCCGGCGGCTCTAGCGACCCTCCAATCCCCGGGGCCACTTACTGGAGCCGGGGCGCGCCCGCCATCTGCCCCATCGCTCCGAgactgggggagagaagaggccgCGGGCGCTGCCGGGACGGAGGGGACCGGACCGGACCAGGCCGGGCTCCGGGGCACGaggggggctgtggcggggacCGGGGGCGGACGCGGGCCAGGCCGGGCTCGGAAGGGGACGGGGAGCGGGGCTCGGGGGCACGAGGGGGGCCTGGGACCGGGGGCGGACGGGGAGCGGGGCACAGAGGGGACATAGGGGCGGGGACCGGGGGCGGACGAGctcggggcggggagcggggctcGGGGGCACGAGGGGAGGGGGACCGGGGGCGGACGGGGAGCGGGGCACAGAGGGGACataggggctgggccgggggcggaCGGGGAGCGGGGCACAGAGGGGACataggggctgggccgggggcggaCGGGGACCGGGGCACAGAGGGGACATAGGGGCTGGGGCGGGTACCGGGGGCAGACGGGGAGCGGGGCACAGAGGGGACataggggctgggccgggggcggaCGGGGAGCGGGGCACAGAGGGGACATAGGGCCGGGGGCGGACGGGGAGCGGGGCACAGAGGGGACataggggctgggccgggggcggaCGGGGAGCGGGGCACAGAGGGGACgtaggggctgggccgggggcggaCGGGGAGCGGGGCACAGAGGGGACataggggctgggccgggggcggaCGGGGACCGGGGCACAGAGGGGACAGAGGGGCGGGGACCGGGGCGGCCGCGGGCCGGCCGGGCGCTCACCCAGGTAGACGCGGTCCGGGCCCCGGCAGCGCCGCGGGCTGACGCCGAAGTCCAGGTGGAAGAGCCGCAGCGGGTGGCCGAAGCTCGCCCCGGGGCTggggtccagcagcagcagcgcgtcgtgCGCGGGGGGCGCCCCGGGGCCGCCCCGGGGGGCGCCGCTGGCCGCGGCCGAGCcgtcggggagcagcgcccgcagcTTGTGGCCGGGCCGGGCGGGCTCCGACACGTAGAGCGCGGggcactcgggctgggggccgccccgcggggcgcacggagccgcctgcaggtgccgcagggcggccgccccccagcgccgcagccggggctgggcgaagcggccggagccgcccaggggctgcggcagggcggccaggagcagcagcagcagaggggccATAGAGGGGACCGGGCTCGCGTCCCgctccccccggctctgccctcccgggtcccggccggtcctggaggcgggagccccggctggagggaccctgggctgaggcgcggccgggagccccgctgcttaccccgaccctgccagcgccgggccggctggaggcgaggggggagcgggcggagtcaggcCCCCCTGGGCGCCGGGGAGGAGTCGGGCGGATGCAGCCTCGGTCCCTGCTAGAGTCATGAGCGGGATGCTGAGggcccgccctgggagcgagtcaCAAGTGACCCAGgtctggggcgggagggggtgcgcggggaggggggggagcccagggctggtgtgggaggagatgggggggagagcccaaggctggggcagcagggggctcggggggcagggaggagagcccaaggctggggcggcagggggtgcaggtgggggatagcccagggctggggcaggtgggggggcaggtgggggtgagcccagagctggggcgggagggggtgcggatgaggggacagcccagggctggggcaggagggtgtgcggatggggggtgaggggacagcccagggctggggcggtggggggtgcAGATGgcggtgagcccagggctggggcggtggggggtgcGGATGAggggacagcccagggctggggcaggagggggtgcaggtgggggacagcccagggctggggcaggtgggggtgcaggtgggcgggagcccagggctggggcagcagggggtgcaggagggggtgcggatggggggtgaggggacagcccagggctggggcaggagggggtgcaggtgggggtgcggatggggggtgaggggacagcccagggctggggcaggagggggtgcaggtggggatagcccagggctggggcaggtgggggtgcagggggggacagcccagggctggggcaggagggggtgcagggggggacaGCCCAGGGTGCGGGTGCAGGTCAGCCTTGGCAGTGGTTTCCCCTGCT of Chrysemys picta bellii isolate R12L10 chromosome 11, ASM1138683v2, whole genome shotgun sequence contains these proteins:
- the LOC135974104 gene encoding uncharacterized protein LOC135974104 isoform X1, coding for MAPLLLLLLAALPQPLGGSGRFAQPRLRRWGAAALRHLQAAPCAPRGGPQPECPALYVSEPARPGHKLRALLPDGSAAASGAPRGGPGAPPAHDALLLLDPSPGASFGHPLRLFHLDFGVSPRRCRGPDRVYLGSYECLTLALRSRCENQTKRRGRGGQGTREAAEAGRARREEPLVGVCEIHFLPLVVAAQDPKRQQRLHCVELPGFGPCPQPLPVVSPSPMAARCELDKNTRRCHRQQLPAHKSCRMYQTCDHAVLLSGGWQDQITYPHHARNLRLFAQMLRRNGFRQEHIKAFFAGDGQAPVAAEVGDVYPATEKLVIRSHLALVCRTRHCADSLVLYLNSPTWSDGTMLLWDTNKNGIADPKERYPVAELLADLEGCSARRVFLFLDQSYPGPLAKKLLASGRHGNVVLVSGQRGSDFARGSAFSEFWARLQPDQCLLQHLLQVGPRGGGAAPRGRWHQAPQEMHTVQAHAHLGAAPWACRGGVAPTSNMRGHGWYKSGAPTPGAALSLGSPLHWGLAQGGSTSREWVS
- the LOC135974104 gene encoding uncharacterized protein LOC135974104 isoform X2; this encodes MAPLLLLLLAALPQPLGGSGRFAQPRLRRWGAAALRHLQAAPCAPRGGPQPECPALYVSEPARPGHKLRALLPDGSAAASGAPRGGPGAPPAHDALLLLDPSPGASFGHPLRLFHLDFGVSPRRCRGPDRVYLGSYECLTLALRSRCENQTKRRGRGGQGTREAAEAGRARREEPLVGVCEIHFLPLVVAAQDPKRQQRLHCVELPGFGPCPQPLPVVSPSPMAARCELDKNTRRCHRQQLPAHKSCRMYQTCDHAVLLSGGWQDQITYPHHARNLRLFAQMLRRNGFRQEHIKAFFAGDGQAPVAAEVGDVYPATEKLVIRSHLALVCRTRHCADSLVLYLNSPTWSDGTMLLWDTNKNGIADPKERYPVAELLADLEGCSARRVFLFLDQSYPGPLAKKLLASGRHGNVVLVSGQRGSDFARGSAFSEFWARLQPDQCLLQHLLQAGPRAAGSSPGATLQLLNVTLAGAPCHSTPALTEAERQREFLGCQNLPTMLWYQAADTQQQQDDN
- the LOC135974104 gene encoding uncharacterized protein LOC135974104 isoform X3, yielding MAPLLLLLLAALPQPLGGSGRFAQPRLRRWGAAALRHLQAAPCAPRGGPQPECPALYVSEPARPGHKLRALLPDGSAAASGAPRGGPGAPPAHDALLLLDPSPGASFGHPLRLFHLDFGVSPRRCRGPDRVYLGSYECLTLALRSRCENQTKRRGRGGQGTREAAEAGRARREEPLVGVCEIHFLPLVVAAQDPKRQQRLHCVELPGFGPCPQPLPVVSPSPMAARCELDKNTRRCHRQQLPAHKSCRMYQTCDHAVLLSVAAEVGDVYPATEKLVIRSHLALVCRTRHCADSLVLYLNSPTWSDGTMLLWDTNKNGIADPKERYPVAELLADLEGCSARRVFLFLDQSYPGPLAKKLLASGRHGNVVLVSGQRGSDFARGSAFSEFWARLQPDQCLLQHLLQVGPRGGGAAPRGRWHQAPQEMHTVQAHAHLGAAPWACRGGVAPTSNMRGHGWYKSGAPTPGAALSLGSPLHWGLAQGGSTSREWVS